Genomic DNA from Bacteroides zhangwenhongii:
CTTCGCTCCGTTATGGCTGACGTTCATCGGATTACTTTGTACTACGATATGGCTGTATAATATACAAATTGCCGGCTATGGCTCTTGGGAAATAACTCTATTGGGCAATGCAGTAACCTGGATATGTGCCGTGGCAACTATTATTACGGAATGGATGAGTGCAAAAGGTCATTTGAACAGAAACAATCGTTGGTTTGTCAGTCTTCTTTCGTTGGCTACCATTCTACACACCAGCTTTTTGTTAATGGCGGCCATCTGTGATGATTATACCATATTATCTGTTCCTCTCATAACTACTGTCCTTCTATTCGCAGCGGGACTTTGGTACGGATGGAGAGAAAAGAGTCTGTTCTATCTAGCTATCATTCCTTTTGCCACATTAATGAATTTATTGACTACATTCATATCTAAAAGTGATCTTAGGGATGTTCAGATATTCTTCTATGGAGGAATCATTGTCATCACCGGGACAACTTTACTTATTTACATCATTCTTCATCTAAAAAAGCAATGGTATGGCACAGAAGCATAACCTCACTATTCAAGTCGTATCTATTATCGGGGGAATCCTGACGGCTATTTTCTTTCTGGGATTTCTGGCACTTGCCAGAATCATTCAATCCGAGATTTCCAGTCTGATTATAGGAACTTTGTTAATCATTACTACGTTAATAATCAGCCGCGTCGTTATCCGGCCTTTTCTGGATGCGATGAACATCACTTTATATATAGCAGGATGCGTATTGGCAGGCTTTGGCATGAGTGCTAATATTCATGCCCTCTTCTTTATACTTATAATAATCAGTATACTCACTTTCTTTTTATCGAGAGGATTCATTCTCCCCTTTCTTTCAGTCATTCTGTTTAATATATCTTTATTTGGAGAAGTTGCCTATGTCTTTTCTTCATTTTATCCCCTGCAAATAGCAGTAATCCCTATCCTCGGAGCATTTCTATTTATCAATGCTTTCGAAAAGCTGTTTGAGGGTACAGAGACGAAAAATTACTTTTCCAAATACAGACCATTTCATGCCGGTTTATTTATATCCAGTATCGTCTCACTGGGAGGATTATCAATCAGCGACCTGGTATCGGAAACAAATAGCTGGCTCGTATCGGGCATATTGTCCGTTTATATATGGGTAGGACTTCTCATCATGATTCAACAAATCATACAGGTCATGAAAGGGGATAATCCTGTGAATCAGGTTGGTATCTATATTCTTTGTATTATCATTTGTCTGCCTACCGTATTTGCTCCTTATTTATCCGGTAGTTTGCTACTGATTTTAATATGTTTTCATTATGGTTATAGAGCAGAGTGTGCCGCTGCACTCCTTCTCTTTATCTATGCCGTTTCCAAATACTATTATGATTTGAATTTGAGCCTGCTCACCAAATCCATTACGCTTTTCTTCATCGGAATTGCATGTATTACAGCCTGGTATTTCTTCACTCAAAAAAGAACAAGACATGAAAAAATATAGCCGAATATTGATTATCGTAAACCTGATACTGTTACTAGGGTATTTCAACTGGTCGGTTTATAAGAAAGAGCAAATCTTGAAAGACGGACGGTTGGTTTTGTTACAGTTAGTTCCTGTCGATCCCCGCTCTCTTATGCAAGGAGACTATATGAGACTTAACTACCAGGAAGCCTCATCAGCTCCGGTAGACGAACAAACTGCCACACGCGGTTATGCCGTACTTCGAACTGACAGTAATCAGGTAGGAGAAATAGTGCGACTGCAAAATACTTTAGAACCTGTAAATAGTGATGAACTGGTCATCAAATATAAAATAGTACATCACAGGCTCTTCCTCGGTGCCGAATCTTTCTTCTTCGAAGAAGGACAGGATACCCTTTATCAAAAAGCCGTATATGGCGGACTGAAAGTGAATGATAAAGGACAAAACTTACTTGTAGGACTGTATGATAAAGACTTTCATCGTATTCAACCTGGCAAATAAAAAACGAAAGAGGTTGTATCAAAACGCCGACACAACCTTTTACATTTATGCTTTCAAGCATTTATTTTCAGATAATATACTTTTCATAGAAATATGCAATATCCATCACTTCAATATCAGATTTATTATTCATCAATCGCCTTATTCTATTTCTACATTGTTCTACCTTCTTGGTTTGAAACAATAAAATGACCTTCTCATGAATAGGCAAATGAGTATAAAACAAAGGCTTTGTATAAACTAACTTAGCTTTTATATCTTGAATGAAGGATGAATTAAGTTCATTTGTTTCTACCCTAAATTTAGCATCAACCAGAAGCATCTTTTTATTGCTGAGTAACGCAACAAAATCCATCGTACTATTCAGACAACGATGTTGTCTTCTCGCTTGTGCTATCTCCCATCGGTCAACGTCAACCACTAAAATTGTTCTTTTACACTCTGGGATTTTTTTAGGAGCTCCTTCCCGAATAAGCAATTCATCCAAACTAACATAAAATGCAGAATACAGCTTTACAAATTCTTCAGAAAAACAATAAGAGTCTATCGAAAGGCACTTACATTGCAACTTATTCGCAGGCTCCATACTCATCAATTTTATCTAAGGATTTATTAAATGATTTAAAAATAGGATCTATGTCAAGACCTAAATCACGATATGTATATTCATAAGGAGTGTCTTCCGAATCCTCGGCTAAATAAAAGTTTAATTTGTCTTGCACTTCCTCTTTCGCGGCAATATATCGAATAGCACTTATCATATCTGTACTATGACTGGCTACAAAAAACTTTACTCCAATCTCTTTATGGAGCAAGACAATCATCCGTGCATATTCCACGATCCATTGAGGGTGTAAATGAGCTTCCGGCTCATCAATAATAAGTAGTGTGTCTTTTTGAAGAAAACCATTCTTCAACAGCAGTTGTAAAATAGAAAATGATTTTATTCCTGTGGCACAATCTTTCAAATCGAATATTTTTCCATCGTCTCTTTTATAAGACAATTTTGGGTTACGAATATCGTCTTTTTCTATAAGAGGCTCCCCTTTCATTATTTGAGTAAGATTCTTATATAAAGGAACTTTTTCGCCTATTTGAGAATGATCATTCAATAAAGTTGATAACTTCATCCAATAATCTTTACCACCAGTCAATTGACTCCCTACTATCATCGGAGTATCAATATAGGCAACTCTTTTTATATAATGAAGTAAAGGAACCGACTTCGTCTCTCCACCTGCAAAAGAAACCCCATATTCTCGAATCACCCATTTTTGAGGATACACACCTTTCAAATAAAAATCCAGATAATCGTGTAGTAAGAAATATCGTCGCTTTTCTTTATCTCTCGATGCGCCATCAAACAATGCTTCTATTTCTTTATAAAATAGACCTAACAATTCATCCAAATCATCTAGCGAATCGTCAAACATATTCTTGATAATTCGCACAATGCGTTTACAAGAATTTATTATATCCTCATCTTTCTGATTGTATACAAAATCTTTGTAAGATAGAAAACGAGTAAACAATTCCTCTACATATTGCAAATACTTCATTTTATCTGCGACAGAAACAGGACGTAAAATAATTGAATTGACAGATGTGAGACCGTTTACTTCCCTCTCTATTTGCCTTAAAACTTCAACATAACGAAGCAATTCATCATTTAAAGCAGAATCTATTATTTCATTAAAATGATTCGCATAATAAAATGAATAATACAACAGTTGTGACAAACTACTCTTTCCACAACCATTAATACCGGATACAACCGTTATTCCATTCAAAGCGATATCCGCCTTCTTTACAGCCTTAAAATTCTCAACCGACAGTTCTACTATTTTATCCATACAGATATATTCTATAATATAGATGATATGCAAAGATAAGAAACAAAAAGAGATTCTTTTAAGTTTCAGAACAGTTTATAACAAAAAAGTCGCTTTCGGTAAACCGAAAGCGACTTCTATATTCATTCTGCGAAAGCCGGAATTACATCATTCCACCCATGCCTCCCATTCCGGGAGCACCCATCGGCATTTCTGGCTTATCTTCCTTCTTTTCTACGATTACACATTCAGTAGTCAGGAACATACCAGCGATAGAAGCTGCATTTTCCAAAGCTACACGAGCAACCTTAGCAGGGTCTACTACACCGGCAGCGTGCAAGTTTTCGTAAACATCCGTACGGGCATTGTAACCGAAGTCACCCTTTCCTTCACGTACTTTCTGAACAACTACAGCACCTTCTTTACCGGCATTAGCTACAATCTCACGAAGCGGTTCCTCGATGGCGCGTTTGATGATACCAATACCGGTTGTCTCATCAGCATTGTCACCTGTCAGACCTTCCAAAGATTCGATGGCACGGATGTAAGCTACGCCACCACCCGGAATAATACCTTCTTCGATAGCAGCACGGGTTGCACGCAATGCGTCATCTACACGGTCTTTCTTTTCTTTCATTTCCACTTCAGAAGCAGCACCTACATAGAGAACAGCTACACCACCTGACAATTTAGCCAGACGTTCCTGCAATTTCTCGCGGTCATAATCAGACTTAGTTGAAGCAATCTGAGCTTTGATCTGTTCGCAACGTTCTTTGATGTTGGCTTTGTCACCTGCACCGTTTACGATTGTTGTATTGTCTTTAGAAACAGTAACCTTGTCGGCAGTACCCAACATTTCGATGGTAGCCTGTTCCAGTTTCAAACCTTTTTCTTCACTGATAACAACACCACCTGTCAGGATAGCAATATCTTCAAGCATTTCTTTACGACGATCACCGAAGCCCGGAGCCTTCACTGCACAAATCTTCAATTGAGAACGCAGACGGTTTACTACCAATGTAGTCAACGCTTCGCTATCTACATCTTCTGCAATTACCAACAGAGGACGACCTGTCTGTACAGCCGGTTCAAGGATAGGCAAGAAATCTTTCAGGTTAGAAATCTTCTTGTCGTAGATCAGGATGTAAGGTTTCTCCATCTCACATTCCATCTTTTCCGTATTTGTTACGAAATAAGCCGACAAGTAACCACGGTCGAACTGCATACCTTCCACTACGCCGATGGTAGTATCAGTACCCTTAGCTTCTTCGATAGTGATAACACCGTCTTTAGAAACTTTACGCATAGCGTCAGCAATCAATTTACCGATTACCGGATCATTGTTTGCAGATACAGTAGCCACTTGCTCGATCTTATCGTAGTTGTCACCTACTGTTTCAGCTTGGTTCTTGATTGATTCCACCACTTTGGCAACAGCCTTGTCGATACCGCGTTTGATATCCATCGGGCTGGCACCTGCTGTTACGTTCTTCAAACCTTCAGCTACGATAGCCTGAGCAAGAACAGTTGCAGTAGTTGTACCGTCACCTGCATCGTCACCTGTCTTAGAAGCGACCTCTTTTACCAACTGTGCACCAGTATTCTGATAAGCGTCAGCCAATTCGATTTCTTTAGCTACTGTCACACCGTCTTTTGTGATGTGCGGAGCACCGAACTTCTTCTCAATGATAACGTTACGTCCTTTCGGACCAAGAGTTACTTTTACTGCATTCGCCAAAGCGTCGACACCTTTTTTCAATTGGTCACGGGCATCGATATTGAATAATATTTCTTTTGCCATCTCTTTATTTACTATTTAAAATTTTACTATCTACTATTATTAATTAACCCAAAACAGCGAGAACGTCGCTCTGACGCATAATTAGATATTTAGTACCTTCAACGTCAAGTTCTGTTCCGGCATATTTACCATAAAGAACTGTATCGCCTACTTTCAATACCATTTCTTCGTCTTTCGTACCGTGACCTACTGCCACAACTTCACCCTTCAAAGGTTTTTCTTTTGCTGTATCAGGAATAATGATACCACCAATTGTTTTTTCTTCTGCAGGTGCAGGGAGGATAAGCACTCTGTCTGCTAATGGTTTAATGTTCATAGTTACTTTTATATTTTAGTTATACATTTAATGTTTAGATGTTACCCGTCATTTTTAGGCGGAACGCTAAAAACATTGCGAAAAGTGTGCCAAAGCAGTTTAGTGATTCTTTGTCAGAAATTGAACTGACAAAATGGCTGTCCGCCTACCTCGTTATGGCAAAAACAAATGATTCCCGTGCGAAAGTTTTCGCACAGGAATCATATTATACCTTATTATAACATGAGTTTGATATATTAATAGCCTTCACCTTTTCACTGTAACTCCTTATTCATCGGTGTTAGCGGGTGAAGGGCGACATCTTCACCCGCACTTACACCTCAGGTCCATTAATAACAAGCTTGCTTTCCATAGGCACTAAACTTCTTTTCTATTATAGATAAACCTCCCTTCTTCCGAATATAAAATTCTTTTGCACCAGTCGCAATCTATAAACGCAAGTTGCGTTTGTAAAAACAAAGCTTGCGTTTATAAAAACAAAGGCTTCGTTTTTATAATCAAAGCCTTCGTTTATAGTTTATCCATAACCCAAAAGAAGTTCAGTGCCTATAAAAAGGGAGTTCGGATCTTATAGGAATGAGGTTTATCTACAATATACGCCCGCCATCAGACCAATTGTCGGTATGCATAGAAAGCCTTAAAAAAAGAGAAAAGAGGGTGAAAGATATGCCCTTCACCAGCTAACGCCCATGAATAAGGCGTTATAGCGAAAAGGTGAAGGGCATACCACATTTGTACGACACACGGACATCATACAACTTAATTCCGGTAAATCAGACAGATAGAAAGTCTTTTCTTACTTTTCTTCGGCCTCAGTCAAGCCATACTTCGCTCTTGTGATTTTCCGTACAAGTTCCCTTTGAACACTTTCCAATGCGTTCACTTCTTTATCCAACAGTTCCAAAGCTGAACCTTTCTGTAACAGATAAGAACGGTCTGAGTATTTTATCATGGAAGTGGGCACTGCCTTATTATCCTTTTTATATTGTTCAATCATATATCGCAAAGCTTCCGATCTATATTTACAAACGGTCTTCCGTTCCGCATAATATAATTCTTTGTAAGCATTGTCTTCACTTCTCAACTTCTTCCAAAAAGCAGAAAAAGCTGCCGACAACGCCTCTTTCTCTTCCTTAGATACAACCTCCGTTTGTCTCTTTTTAAGTTCCCTATATTCCTTATATGTATTTAAGAACTTATCCAGCGCATCTTTACAGACTTTATGTTCAAACCGGTAATTTTCCAATGAAGCAGGACGGTTATACTCAACAATCTCCTGCAGGTAAGGCACATCATTCCAACTGATATACTTATTATTCGCTTCACAATAGTCTGCGTAAGCACTCACAAGTTGCCAACTATACTCTTTTGTTTTCTGATTCAGTTCTTCATTGATGGCCGACAAACTTTTCTCCATTTCCTGTAAATCCTGCGCTAATGCGGTCTGCATACTCCCCCATCCCGAAATGAATAGACAAAGGACGCCTAATAATGTTGTTTTCATAATAATAAATTAAAATTAAGTAAGTAAATGCACAGTTTGCCATGCTTTATTATCTTCTTCCATGAGGTTTCATTTTTTCATAATACAAATATAGGAATTTCCAGCGAACCACCTCACTTCGCCTGTTTATTTTCTTTTATTGCAAAAAACTTAAATATTGAAATAGTGTTCGTATCTTTGCACCGGCTAACTAATAATCTCTTTATTTTTATTACAATATGGCATTTACGAATAATATTATGATTGTCCGGCACAAATTGCTGGCAGACCTTGTAAGACTCTGGAAAAACGACCAGTTAATAGAAAAGATAGACCGGCTCCCCGTAGAACTGAGTCCCCGAAGATCGAAGCCGATGGGACGTTGCTGCATACATAAAGAACGGGCGGTATGGAGATATAAGACTTTTCCTTTGATGGGATTGGATATGACGGATGAACATGATGAAGTCGCTCCCCTTTCTGATTATGCGCGTATGGCATTGAGCCGCCCCGAGCCGAATAAGGAAAATATCATGTGTGTGATTGACGAAGCATGTTCTTCCTGTGTCCAAATCAACTATGAGATTACCAATCTTTGTCGCGGATGCGTAGCCCGCAGTTGCTATATGAACTGCCCCAAAGACGCTATACGCTTCAAAAAGAACGGTCAGGCGATGATTGACCATGACACTTGCGTCAGTTGCGGTATTTGCCATAAGAGTTGTCCTTATCATGCCATTGTGTATATCCCCGTGCCATGTGAAGAGTCTTGTCCGGTAAAAGCGATCAGCAAAGACGAACATGGCATAGAGCATATCGACGAAAGTAAATGTATCTATTGCGGTAAATGTCTGAACGCTTGTCCGTTCGGTGCAATCTTTGAGATTTCACAGACATTCGATGTCCTGCAGCATATCCGTAAAGGAGAAAAGTTGGTTGCCATCGTTGCACCGTCCATTCTCGGGCAGTTCAACACAACCATAGAAAAGGTATACGGGGCATTTAAGGAAATAGGGTTCGCCGATGTCATTGAGGTTGCTGAAGGTGCCATGCAGACTACCAGCAACGAAGCTCACGAGTTATTGGAGAAGTTGGAAGAGGGACAGAAATTCATGACCACTTCTTGTTGCCCTTCCTACATAGAGTTAGTCGAAAAACATATTCCGGGAATGAAACCATACGTATCTTCCACCGGTTCACCCATGTATTATGCCGCACGGATCGCCAAAGAAAAACACCCGGACGCAAAAATCGTATTCGTCGGCCCCTGTATAGCCAAGCGTAAAGAAGTCCGACGCGACGAAGCGGTAGACTACATTCTGACATTTGAGGAAATAGGTTCTATTCTTGATGGATTCGATATCCAACTGGAACAAATGCAAGAATTTTCCATTCTGCACACTTCCGTCCGCGAAGCACACGGGTTTGCCCAAGCAGGCGGCGTGATGGGGGCTGTCAAGGCTTACTTGAAAGAAGAAGCGGAGAAAATCAACGCAATACAGGTATCGGACATCAATAAGAAGAATATCGCTCTGTTACGCGCTTGCGCCAAGACGGGAAAAGCTGCCGGACAATTCATCGAAGTGATGGCTTGCGAAGGCGGATGTATCACCGGTCCAAGTACGCATAACGATATTGTTTCAGGACGTCGCCAACTGGTACAAGAGCTTCTCAAACGCAAAGAGAGCTATGAAACAATGGATCGATAGGCTACGGCGGGAAAGAACCCTCCGACCGGAAGAGTTCCGGCAACTGTTGACTGAATGTGACGCAGAACTGCTGCGTTACATCAACAAACAGGCGCAGGAAGTCAGTCTCCTTCATTTTGGAAACAAGATTTATATCCGTGGACTGATTGAAATCAGTAATTGCTGCCGGAACAACTGCTATTACTGCGGCATTCGTAAAGGTAATCCAAACATCGAGCGTTATCGTCTGACGCAGGAAAGCATATTGGACTGTTGCAAACAGGGATATGAGTCAGGTTTCCGTACTTTCGTCCTGCAAGGTGGAGAAGATCCCGTTTTGACAGATGATAAGATAGAGAGGATAGTCACAAACATCCGGCAAGAATACCCGGACTGTGCCATTACATTATCACTCGGAGAGAAGTCCCGCAATACGTATGAACGTTTTTTCAAAGCAGGCGCCAACCGTTATCTGCTACGCCACGAAACTTACAACGAGGCGCATTACCAACAGCTGCATCCGACGGAGATGTCCGTCAAGCGGCGTTTGCAATGTCTGCAAGATTTAAAAGACATCGGTTACCAGACAGGAACCGGAATTATGGTCGGCAGTCCCGGACAGACAGTAGAAGATATTGTCGAAGATATCTTATTTATAGAACAGCTCCGTCCGGAAATGATCGGCATGGGTCCTTTCTTGCCGCATCACGATACCCCTTTTGCCCAATACCCAAGTGGAACAGTGGCACAGACAGTTCTCCTATTATCCATCTTCCGCCTGATGCATCCATCTGCATTGATTCCGGCAACAACGGCTTTAGCGACTCTTGCCTCCGACGGAAGAGAACGGGGAATATTGGCAGGCGCCAATGTAGTAATGCCTAACCTCTCTCCGCACGAGGAACGGAAGAAATATGAGTTATATAATGACAAAGCTTCACTCGGAGCGGAATCCGCCGAAGGCTTGATTGCCCTACAAAAACAGCTGAATGCCATCGGCTACGAGATTTCCACTGAAAGAGGGGACTTTATACAGTGCACCACAGATTACACGGATTTTCACAGATTTATTTCGATTCATTCTTAATCTGTGAAAATCCGTGTAATCTGTGGTGAAAATGAAAAAAGAGAAAATATATGATATACCAAAAAGATTCATCAAAAGCAGAAGAGTTTATCCACCACGAAGAAATTCTGGATACACTGGAATACGCTAAAAACAATAAAGACAACCGTGCACTTATCGAGCAGCTGATTGAAAAGGCCTCCCATTGTAAAGGATTGAGCCATCGCGAAGCAGCCCTGTTGCTGGAATGCAACCAGCCCGACCTTATAGAACGCATATTTCATCTTGCTAAAGAAATCAAGCAAAAATTCTATGGTAACCGCATCGTGATGTTCGCGCCACTCTATCTGTCGAACTATTGTGTAAACGGTTGTACATATTGTCCGTATCACGCCAAGAACAAGACAATTACCCGCAAGAAACTGACACAGGAAGAGATTCGCCGGGAAGTGATCGCCTTACAAGACATGGGGCACAAGCGTCTTGCTCTTGAAGCCGGAGAACATCCATCGCTGAATCCGATAGAATATATCCTGGAGTCCATAAAAACAATTTATAGCATTCAACATAAGAACGGTGCCATCCGCCGGGTGAATGTCAACATCGCTGCTACTACGGTAGAAAATTATCGTAAACTGAAAGAAGCGGGTATCGGTACCTACATTCTATTTCAGGAAACCTATCACAAGGAAAACTACGAAACCCTCCATCCTACCGGACCGAAAAGTAACTATGCTTACCATACGGAAGCAATGGACCGTGCAATGGAAGGAGGTATTGACGATGTGGGGATTGGAGTTCTTTTCGGTCTGAATACTTATCGGTATGATTTTGTAGGATTGTTAATGCACGCCGAACACCTGGAAGCTAAGTTCGGTGTAGGACCACATACCATCAGCGTCCCCCGAATCTGTTCGGCAGATGATATTGACGCCGGAGATTTTCCCAATGCCATCTCAGATGAAATATTCAGCAAGATTGTGGCTGTGATTCGGATTGCCGTTCCTTATACGGGAATGATTATTTCCACCCGTGAATCACAGGAATCCCGTAAAAAAGTTCTCGAACTGGGTATCTCGCAAATCAGTGGCGGCTCACGTACCAGTGTAGGCGGTTATGCCGAAACAGAATTGCCCGAAAACAACTCCGCTCAATTTGATGTCAGCGACACACGGACATTGGACGAAGTGGTCAACTGGCTACTCGAACTAGGCTATATCCCTAGTTTCTGCACTGCCTGCTACCGGGAAGGACGGACGGGAGACCGCTTCATGTCATTAGTCAAATCCGGTCAGATAGCAAATTGCTGCGGACCGAACGCTCTGATGACCTTGAAAGAGTATCTGGAAGACTATGCCTCCGAAGATACCCGTCGGAAAGGATTGGAGCTGATTTCCAAAGAAACGGAACGAATTCCCAATCCCAAAATCAGAGAAATAGCTATCCGTAACTTAAAAGAAATTTCCAACGGTAAAAGAGATTTTCGCTTATGAGCCTGACAGATACTCCAAATGCCAACAGACTTCATATAGCCCTTTTCGGCAGACGGAACAGCGGTAAATCTTCTCTTATCAATGCATTGACAGGACAAGATACCGCCCTCGTTTCAGATACTCCGGGAACGACTACCGACCTTGTATCCAAAGCTATGGAAATGCAAGGTATTGGTCCGTGTTTGTTTATAGATACTCCGGGGTTCGATGATGAGGGAGAGCTGGGAGAGCTGCGTATCAGTCGGACTTTAAAGGCTATTGAGAAAACGGATATTGCATTGCTGCTATGTGGGGATACTACCTTTTTTCATGAAAAAGAGATGCTAGCACTATTGAAAGAGAAGAATATCCCTGTCATTCCGGTATTGAATAAAATAGATATAAGAGAGAACAATGATAGCTTAGCTACATACATTGAGAAAGAATGTAAAATACGTCCGTTGCTCGTCAGTGCAAAAGAAGAGATAGGAATCGAGCAAATCCGGCAGGCAATTCTTGAAAAACTGCCTTCGGATTTCGGTCAGCAAAGCATTACCGGAGAGCTTACCGCAGAGAATGATCTTGTTCTTCTTGTCATGCCGCAGGATATCCAAGCTCCCAAAGGCAGACTTATCCTGCCGCAAGTGCAAACAATCCGTGAATTGCTGGACAAGAAATGCCTTGTTGTGAGTTGCACTACCGACAAGTTGACAGAGACATTACAAGCTCTCGTCCGTCCTCCGAAACTAATCATCACCGACTCGCAAGTTTTCAAGGCTGTTTATGAACAGAAACCGGAAGAAAGTAAACTGACCTCTTTTTCGGTACTTTTTGCCGGTTATAAGGGAGACATTCATTACTACGTAGAAAGCGCCGCCGTCATTGAAAGCCTGACGGAGGATTCATGCGTATTGATTGCGGAGGCCTGTACCCATGCTCCCCTTACCGAAGATATAGGAAGAGTGAAACTTCCCCGCCTATTACGCAAACGAATTGGCGAAAAGTTACAAATCGACATTGTAGGCGGAACGGATTTCCCTCAGGATCTCACGCCTTACGACTTGATTATCCATTGCGGAGCATGTATGTTCAACCGCAAATATGTGCTAAGCCGCATCGAACGTGCACGGGAGCAGCACATCCCCATGACAAATTATGGAGTGGCTATCGCCTACCTCAACGGAATACTTGACCAAATAGAATATTAAACAGTACACACGAAAAGAAAAAATAAGGTGCCGCTGATTGTGAAGTCAACGACACCTTACTTATTTTATATTCCTACTATCTCTTATCTTATAGCGGCAATCAATTCTTCCGCCGAAACAAGATTCTGTTCTCCTGTCTCCATATTCTTTAACATCGCTTTGCCTTCACTCATTTCGTTTTCACCGACGATAGCTACAAACGGAATGTTCTTTGCATTGGCATAGCTCATCTGCTTCTTCATCTTAGCCGCATCGGGGAAAATCTCCGCACGGATACCGGCAGCACGTACTTTCGACAAAATGCCCATAGAGAATGCGGCTTCCTTCTCACCGAAGTTAATAAACAAGAGTTCGGTTCCATTCACAGCTTCTTTAGGATAAAGGTCGAGT
This window encodes:
- the hydF gene encoding [FeFe] hydrogenase H-cluster maturation GTPase HydF, with the translated sequence MSLTDTPNANRLHIALFGRRNSGKSSLINALTGQDTALVSDTPGTTTDLVSKAMEMQGIGPCLFIDTPGFDDEGELGELRISRTLKAIEKTDIALLLCGDTTFFHEKEMLALLKEKNIPVIPVLNKIDIRENNDSLATYIEKECKIRPLLVSAKEEIGIEQIRQAILEKLPSDFGQQSITGELTAENDLVLLVMPQDIQAPKGRLILPQVQTIRELLDKKCLVVSCTTDKLTETLQALVRPPKLIITDSQVFKAVYEQKPEESKLTSFSVLFAGYKGDIHYYVESAAVIESLTEDSCVLIAEACTHAPLTEDIGRVKLPRLLRKRIGEKLQIDIVGGTDFPQDLTPYDLIIHCGACMFNRKYVLSRIERAREQHIPMTNYGVAIAYLNGILDQIEY
- the hydE gene encoding [FeFe] hydrogenase H-cluster radical SAM maturase HydE; its protein translation is MKQWIDRLRRERTLRPEEFRQLLTECDAELLRYINKQAQEVSLLHFGNKIYIRGLIEISNCCRNNCYYCGIRKGNPNIERYRLTQESILDCCKQGYESGFRTFVLQGGEDPVLTDDKIERIVTNIRQEYPDCAITLSLGEKSRNTYERFFKAGANRYLLRHETYNEAHYQQLHPTEMSVKRRLQCLQDLKDIGYQTGTGIMVGSPGQTVEDIVEDILFIEQLRPEMIGMGPFLPHHDTPFAQYPSGTVAQTVLLLSIFRLMHPSALIPATTALATLASDGRERGILAGANVVMPNLSPHEERKKYELYNDKASLGAESAEGLIALQKQLNAIGYEISTERGDFIQCTTDYTDFHRFISIHS
- a CDS encoding 4Fe-4S dicluster domain-containing protein yields the protein MAFTNNIMIVRHKLLADLVRLWKNDQLIEKIDRLPVELSPRRSKPMGRCCIHKERAVWRYKTFPLMGLDMTDEHDEVAPLSDYARMALSRPEPNKENIMCVIDEACSSCVQINYEITNLCRGCVARSCYMNCPKDAIRFKKNGQAMIDHDTCVSCGICHKSCPYHAIVYIPVPCEESCPVKAISKDEHGIEHIDESKCIYCGKCLNACPFGAIFEISQTFDVLQHIRKGEKLVAIVAPSILGQFNTTIEKVYGAFKEIGFADVIEVAEGAMQTTSNEAHELLEKLEEGQKFMTTSCCPSYIELVEKHIPGMKPYVSSTGSPMYYAARIAKEKHPDAKIVFVGPCIAKRKEVRRDEAVDYILTFEEIGSILDGFDIQLEQMQEFSILHTSVREAHGFAQAGGVMGAVKAYLKEEAEKINAIQVSDINKKNIALLRACAKTGKAAGQFIEVMACEGGCITGPSTHNDIVSGRRQLVQELLKRKESYETMDR
- the hydG gene encoding [FeFe] hydrogenase H-cluster radical SAM maturase HydG, producing MIYQKDSSKAEEFIHHEEILDTLEYAKNNKDNRALIEQLIEKASHCKGLSHREAALLLECNQPDLIERIFHLAKEIKQKFYGNRIVMFAPLYLSNYCVNGCTYCPYHAKNKTITRKKLTQEEIRREVIALQDMGHKRLALEAGEHPSLNPIEYILESIKTIYSIQHKNGAIRRVNVNIAATTVENYRKLKEAGIGTYILFQETYHKENYETLHPTGPKSNYAYHTEAMDRAMEGGIDDVGIGVLFGLNTYRYDFVGLLMHAEHLEAKFGVGPHTISVPRICSADDIDAGDFPNAISDEIFSKIVAVIRIAVPYTGMIISTRESQESRKKVLELGISQISGGSRTSVGGYAETELPENNSAQFDVSDTRTLDEVVNWLLELGYIPSFCTACYREGRTGDRFMSLVKSGQIANCCGPNALMTLKEYLEDYASEDTRRKGLELISKETERIPNPKIREIAIRNLKEISNGKRDFRL